The genome window ACTGTCCTTAGCAATATTTTTATTAAAGCACCTCTCTTTTTATTTGACATATTACTATATAAAGTAATTGAAAAATTTACACATTCCAACAAGAATATCAATTATTTTTATTGGTTAAACCCTATTGTGATTTATGTTACTTATATTCTAGGATCAATTGATATTGTTTCTATGTCTTTGTGTTTTTTGTCGTTACTTTTATTAGTTAGAAAACAGTATATTGCTTCTAGTATAGTTTTATCACTAGCTTGTTTGAGTAAATTTCATATATTTATTATTTATCCATTTATGCTCGCTTACATATATAGGTCTAATTTTTTATCAACTTCAATATTAAAAATAACAAAATCTATTCTAGTTTTTTTAATAATACTCTTTATTGGTCTTATTCCTATTTTACAAAGCGGACATTTATTATACGTATCCTTTGCTTCACCCCAAGCACTAAGTATTTTTTCACTTGCCTACAAAATAGATGATTCCTCATACTTATTTTATGGATTACTGTTCTTGTCAATTATTTTATATCGGCTTGTTTTTTCAGCTAATATTAATGAAAGAGGATTGATTTTTGGAAGCAGTATTATTTTTTCTCTTTTAATCATTATAACACCGCCAGTAGCTAATTGGTATATTTGGTTAGTTCCTTTTTATTGCATATTCTTCATAATGTATAGCAATTCTCCAAAAAAACTATACTATTTATTTATCGCAACTTATACAGTAAAGTTCATAATTTTAAGTCATTTTAAAAATACCCCTATTATTATGAATTCCTTTTTAATAACAGCTCTTCAGTCAATAGTAATTTTAATTGCAATTTACATGTGGATTCTTGTAATTATACATGACTGCCCCATAGGAAAAAAAATAAAACCAATTGTAATTGGGATATCAGGAAATTCAGCCGCCGGTAAAAATACTTTAAGTTTTGTCATTTCCAAACTATTTGAACAAAAAGCTCTCACAGTAATCGATGGAGATGACTATCATAAATGGGAAAGAGGAAATGAAAGATGGGAAAAAATAACTCATTTAGATCCCAAAGCTAATAACCTCCATTATTTATTTACCCACCTTACAAATATTTTTAGAGGAAGATCTATTTATAAAACTTTTTACGATCATAGTAATGGTAAATTTACACCATTTAAAGAAGTAAGATCTTCACCAGCAATTGTACTTCAAGGACTTCATATTTTTTATCAAGCAAAACTTCGCAGATATATTGACATTAAAATTTTTCTTGATCCAAGTGATGAAATTATTTTATATTGGAAAATAAATAGAGATGTCAATGAAAGAAACTATAAACTCAATGACGTATTGAAATCCATTGAAAGAAGATATGAAGACACTAAAAAATATATTACTCCTCAGAAGCAATATGCTGATTGGATAATAAATTATTTCCCATTGCATGAAATATCTAGAGAAGAAATTTTAGCTGGTAAAAAACCAATACTAGCAGTAAAACATATTCTATATAATGACTTTCCAAGTGATGAACTTTCGCATGCTCTTTTAAGCTCTTGTAATGTTGAAATTAAAGTTAATTCCTTTCAAAATGACATTAATAAAATTGAAATAACCATTCTTCAAGAGCCTAGTGCACATGATATTTACAAAGCATCTATTGTACTTTTTGATAATTTGCCATCGTTACTTCGTTTAAGTCACCCTCCAAAATGGAGTTCTGGTTTTCAAGGTATCAATCAACTCATTTTTTTAATCCTAATCAATAAGAGTTATATGTAATGCAACTACCAACTTTCGTTAGACATAGAGTTAATAGTATAAAAGATTTAAGTAATCATGCGCCAAACTGGGGAGCTGAAATTGATATTCGATCAAATGTTAATATCCCAGGGGAGCTTCATCTTTCCCATGATCCATGGACATTAGGAGATAATTTTGACTTATGGCTCAATGCTTTTGTAAAATTAAATATTTCTGGGCCACTTATTCTCAATACTAAAGAAGATGGATTAGAATCAATTCTAATAGAAAAACTTCAAGAAAGAAAAATAACTAATTATTTTTTTCTTGATACTACTCCTCCAACTCTTATAAAATATGCTTTTGGTCTGAATATTAGAAATTTTGCTATTAGAGTATCTCAGTTTGAGAATGTCGAAAATGCTTTATTATTTAAAGATCACGTAGATTGGGTTTGGTTAGATTGTTTTGCTGGTGTCCCTGTAGACATAAACATATTAAAGCCAATCTTACTGCATTTTAAAGTGTGTATTGTTTCACCTGAACTCCAATCATGTCAATTAGAAGATAATTATTTAAAATTTCTTCCTCTAGTTCAAAAAGCTAAGTTAATTTGCACAAAGTCTCCTAATTTTTGGTTAAATAAAATGTTAGACAATAATAAATCTAGAGAAGTCCAGTATTAATTATCAATTTTCAAAAAATTTAGAAACGTTTCATTAAAACTAATGGCAAAGAATAAATATTATTAATAATTTTCCATTCCTTCCAACCATTTTTAATCAGTTCAGGTATTAAACTTGTACTATTTGGATGAATAACTAACACTTTAATATTTGAATTATTTTGTATACAATGAATTAAATCTTGAGAAGGCTTACAATATAAAACTTGATCATAAATCAATCTAGAACTTAAATATTGTTTTATAGTATAATCATTAATGATAACTGAAAATACAATATAACTTGGATCTATAACAAACTCATTCCCTGCCAATCCATTGGCTTTTAATTCCTTAAAAACAAGATCATAATTGACTGGAAATTGAGAAATAACTCCATTCTTATAAATAGGCAAGTTATTTTTAATAGAATCTCCTAAATTAATTTTTACAAATTTTATTTGATAAATATTATACAAATTATAACAAATTATAAATATTAAAACAAATGCTGTATATTTATGAAAATATTTATAAATTAAAGACACTATGTAAACAAAGCCTAAAACAAAAAATGGAGCTACATACTCTGCTTGATATCTCCCCCCCCCCCAGAGAGTACAATTTATAGAGTAAAATAAGCAATATCCAAGAATAAATAACATTAGAGCTAATAAATGATTTAATATATTTTTTCTTGCAGTTGGAATAAATGAAAACAATGCAATTACCACCCCACCAATTCCAATTGCATTAGAGATAGATAAATATGGTATTTCAGTTCTAAAAGATAATATAATTCGTTCTAATACATTATAGTGTAAAGGAATAAAAAAACACTCACCGGGCGAATAAGAAGCAGGAGAAGATGAATATAACAATCTAATTATATAAGGAATAGCAGACAGAATAGGTAATAAAAAAATTAATAAATTTTTATAAGTATAATTATATTCTCTTCTTTTAATAATTATGAGTATAAAAATTGGTATAACTGCTAAAATAGCTGTATGACGAATTAAAGTAAAAATTGAGATAATAGAAACTATTCTTATTATATTTTCAATTGTAAGAGAGCTACTATATTTATAGATAAATAGTAATGACAAACTCCAAGCACAACCAGACCAAATAGAGAACTCAAGTATAGTAGATGAATACCATAGAACAGGAATAGTAACAACACATAAACTTGATAGAAAAGATAAAAAAAATGAAAAATTATTTCTTATAATTTTAAAGACTGTAAAGCCTAAAAGTAATAAACATAAAATTTGAGGAAGGAAAAATTGATAATTATTCACCAAACTAATAGAACTAAAAAAAGACGGAAGCAGAGTTCTTAGAGGTGGATGAAATTCAGTAAAACTATAACCACCAAAATACCTAAAAGAAAACAAATAAAGAAAAATAAAAATACAATTAAAAAAAACATAAATATGCCATGTTTTTTTTAATAATTTATTATGAATAATAAACAAAACATAAAAAAACATAATTAAACCAATATTTACAAAAAAAAGAGGCCACTTAAAAAAAAGACTATCTATATTTAATTGTGAATATATATCAAACTTAGATAAATGATATAATATATTTTTAGTTATTTCTATCGAATAAAATTTTGAAAAATAAGCATGATATATTTGATCTCCAGTTAATGAAAAATCAAACAATTCATTATACGAAAAAAGAATTAAAAAAAACAAAATACCTAAGATAACGATAATATCTATTTTTCTAAGAACAATTACATCTTTATATTTTTCATTAGTCAGTGATAAATATAATAATAAATTCATTATTGACAACAAAATAAAAGGCTCAAAAAAAATAATTATCTTATTTGTACTAGGTATAATAAGTAAAATATTAAAGCCGCGTTGTAATGTGTAACTAAATATAAAACATAATAATATAATTTTAAACCAGTTTAAATTTATATAAATTAGATTTTCTTTCATAAAATTTGTTTGAAAATAAGTTTTGATAATTAACCCCTTTCATGTTAAGTGATTTATCAAGATTATCTTTAGCCTCATCAGATTGACTAAAAATATGTTACTTTGTTTTGAAGAGTTTCAGCTTTCAAAGGAAAGTCCTCAAAAGCTTTATATAAACAGTAACTTATTTAAGCTCCAAAAAAATACTATATATTACTTTTGTTAAAGAGGAAGAATAAATGAGAGCATAACATTTATTGACAAATATAATAATATTTGCTATCAGCATCTCTGCTGGGACTGAAGATGAAATAATAATAGAGCGGAAAGAAGTATCTTCTTGCGAGTTATCTGAACCTTTAAATATAGAAGAATTAGGATATACCCATGTAGCACAAATAGAAATATTAAAAGATATTACTGAAAATAAAATACACCATCAAACAAAATTAATAAGATCTAACACAATATGCCCTTCTTGCGGAAAAACAACTAATAAACATGGTACTTTTACTTCAAATTTTCATTCTGTATTTAGTGATCATAAAGTTCAAATTCAAAGAAGAAATTGCAATTGTGGTTGGACAAATAAGTTTACGCTTGAGGGGCTATTTGGGTCTGCATTTCACCCTGATCTATTGAAATTGCAGTGTGAATTTGGTTCAGATAATAGTTTTAAGCGAGCAGAAAATCTTTTAAAAGCTCTAAATACAAGACATCGTCCAGTAAATAATCATGTTCGTATTTCAAAAACAATTGAAAAAATAGGTTCTATAATAGGAGAATTTAAGACAGAAAATCCTGTGCAAACAGAAAATTATGGCATGGAAATAGCAAAGATTGCAAAGAAAAACTTTTATATATCAGAAATGAATTGGGAGAAATAGAAAATAAGAAGTTAAATAATTTAACTGAATACCTTGTTAGGAATGAACATTACCTTATAAATTATGAAGAACAAAGGAATAATAATCTTCCCTATACCAGCAATGTAATATTAGAGAATTACAACTAACCAATATAATACATTGATTATATTGGTTTTAAAATAAATTATTAAGAAAAGCTAAATCATCCCGATAACCGTACATGCTACTTAATGCAAAGGGAGGACTTCACTTTGGTAATTAAAAAAGTGGCTCAAAAATCTACTGATTCCTTGGCTTCTATTAGAATGTTTCTTGTGGAAAATAGTAGAACAAATTCAGCAAAAGAAGTCAGAAATAATGTCCTAGTAGCATATAAAAATCTTTCTGAGGTTGAGAAAGATTATTGTAGTAAATTTACAGCAGATCTTCTTCTTTCAAAATTTAAAAGACATGATAAATTCACAGAATATCTTCATTCCTACATAATGCTTTCAGCACAAGAAAAAGATTGGGATCATACTTTAAAACTTTATGATCTTCTTTTGAAAGAAGAAAACTCTTACTTTTTTATCAAAAAGTTAAGTGAAGCATTGATTGAATTAGTGAATCATGAATTCGAAAATGAATTTATAAATGAAACTATGTTAGCTCACTATCTTACCTTACTTGTTAATATTGCAATTACAAATCATAGTTTAATAGAAAAAAACAAGTATGATAGAATTCAAATAGAAGGTATTATAGATTATATTTCTTCTAATATTATAGCTATGTGCAATGTTAATAGTATTGAAATAAGAATTGCAGCAGTTATTCTCCTCAATAAAATTTCAGGAAAAGGGAATTACAATCTCCAAAAAATTCTTTCTCGATTTGGTCAGACTTTATTGGAGCATATTTTTCAAAAATATTTTCAAAATGCTGAAAGCAAAGATATTGCATTTAATTTTTTTAATGCTCATTTTGAAATATTCATTTCTAGTTCCCCTTATTTGGCAGAAATGACTAATTCTGTTATGCAAAGTCAAATGTTAAAAAATGAGAAAGTTTTTTTAGACTTTCTAGTTCACTATATAGATAATCATCATAATAATATAGATGTTTTAAAGTCATTATCAATTCATCTATCTTTTCTTCTTAGAAGAAGCTGTGATTTAAATAAACAAGATTTAATTAGATATTTAATAGATCTTATCTTTAAAAATCTTGAATTAATTCAAAATAATTCAGAAATTTTATTTGTAGAAAGCTTTGAAAATGTTATAGAAATTTTGTCAAAAGTCCATTCTAAAAATATTAGAGAAGCGATAAATTTAATAACAAAATATTACCTAGATAAAAATAAAAAACAGACCAAGACACCTAATAATAAAATAATAAATATTTCCTCTAAAAGATTAAAAAAATCTACCCAAAAAGATGAAAATAAAAGTTACTTTGATGAGATCTTTCTTTTGGCAAAATAACACATTTTTTCCTATTTGTTGAACTTTGAAATATCCATAATAGTAGAAAGAAAATACTAAAAGGATTCGCAATGAGCACAAAGCAATCAACA of Pigmentibacter sp. JX0631 contains these proteins:
- a CDS encoding glycosyltransferase family 39 protein, which encodes MNLLLYLSLTNEKYKDVIVLRKIDIIVILGILFFLILFSYNELFDFSLTGDQIYHAYFSKFYSIEITKNILYHLSKFDIYSQLNIDSLFFKWPLFFVNIGLIMFFYVLFIIHNKLLKKTWHIYVFFNCIFIFLYLFSFRYFGGYSFTEFHPPLRTLLPSFFSSISLVNNYQFFLPQILCLLLLGFTVFKIIRNNFSFFLSFLSSLCVVTIPVLWYSSTILEFSIWSGCAWSLSLLFIYKYSSSLTIENIIRIVSIISIFTLIRHTAILAVIPIFILIIIKRREYNYTYKNLLIFLLPILSAIPYIIRLLYSSSPASYSPGECFFIPLHYNVLERIILSFRTEIPYLSISNAIGIGGVVIALFSFIPTARKNILNHLLALMLFILGYCLFYSINCTLWGGGRYQAEYVAPFFVLGFVYIVSLIYKYFHKYTAFVLIFIICYNLYNIYQIKFVKINLGDSIKNNLPIYKNGVISQFPVNYDLVFKELKANGLAGNEFVIDPSYIVFSVIINDYTIKQYLSSRLIYDQVLYCKPSQDLIHCIQNNSNIKVLVIHPNSTSLIPELIKNGWKEWKIINNIYSLPLVLMKRF